The nucleotide sequence TCGACGGCGATGACGACCGGCGTCAGCCGGGAGCTCGACACCTACGTGCTGAACCAGCTCCGCACCGAGACCGGCGGCAGCGGCTACGCCGACCAGATGGCCAACATTCTGAAGCAGCTTCAGAATGTCTACGGCACGCCCGGCAATGACGGAACGCTCGAAACTGCGCTGAACAATTTCACCTCGGCGCTGCAGGCGCTGTCGACAAGCGCAGGTTCCTCGTCGGCTCAGACGGTCGCTCTCGGTGCGGCACAGACGCTGGCACAGCAGCTCAACGTCACGACCAAGGGTATCCAGTCGCTGCGCTCCAACGTCGAGCAGGATCTCGGCACCTCGGCGCAGCAGGCGAACGCGGCGATGCAGAAGATCGCCGACATCAACACCAAGCTGCAAGGCCTGTCGGCGAACGATCCGTCCGCCGCGACGTTGATGGATCAGCGCGACCAGGCCATCAATACGCTGTCGAAATATGTCGACGTCCGCGTCGTCACCGACGGTTCGAACCAGGCCAACATCTTCACCAACACCGGCATCCAGCTCGTCGGCGCCGGGCTCGCCTCGCAATTCTCCTTCGCGTCGGCCGGCGCGCTCGGGGCGACCTCGCTCTACAATACCGATCCGGCCAAGTCCGGCGTCGGTGCGTTCAACATCAGGCTGCCGAACGGCTCGCAGGTCGACGTCGTCGCCAACAACGTGGTCTCCTCGGGCCAGATCGCGGCCGATCTGAAGCTGCGCGACCAGACCCTGGTGCAGGCGCAGAACCAGATCGACCAGCTCGCTGCGACGATGGCGAGCGCGCTGTCCGACAAGACCACGGCCGGCAGCACGGTTTCCGGCCCGCCGGCGGGCTTCGACGTCGACCTCGCCGGTGCGCAGCCCGGCAACACCGTCAACATCACCTACACGGACACGACGACCAACACCCAGCGCCAGATCACGCTGGTCAACGTCACCGATCCGGCGGCGCTGCCACTCCAGAACGCCACCAATGCCAACCCGATGCGGGTCGGTGTGAACTTCTCCGGCGGCATGGGCGCGATCGCCTCCGCGCTCAACACCGCGCTTGCCGGGTCACATCTGACGTTCTCCGCCGCCCCATCTCCGGCCACCGCCACGACGCTGCGGATCACGGACGACAACACCGGCCTCGCCAAGGTCAATTCCTCGTCCAGCACCAAGACGATCTCGTCGCTGACCTCGGGCAATCCGCAATTGCCGCTGTTCACCGACGGTGGCCAGGCGCTGTATACCGGCGCGATTACGGCATCGGGCTCGCAGATGACCGGCCTTGCCGGACGCATCGCGGTGAACACGTCGCTGGCCGCCGATCCGACCCGGCTGTCGGTCTACAGCACCTCGCCGGTGACGCCCGCAGGCGACACCACCCGCTCGGACTATCTCTATTCGCAGCTCACCACGGCGGTGTTCTCATATTCACCGCAGACCGGCCTCGGCTCGGCGAGCCAGCCTTTCACCGGCAGCGTCTCGAACTACCTCCAGCAGTTCCTCAGCGTTCAGAGCAACGCGTCGACGCAGGCGACCCAGCTCCAGCAAGGGCAGAGTGTCGTGGTGTCGACGCTCCAGGCCAAGTTCAACTCGACCTCCAGCGTCAACCTCGACTCGGAGATGTCGAACCTGATCCAGCTCCAGAACGCCTACGCCGCCAACGCCCACGTCATGTCGGTGGTGCAGAGCATGATGAACACCTTGATCCAGGCTCAAGTGTAACCAGTACAGGGCTCTGAAAGATGTCGATCAGCAGTATCAACTACTCCTCGTCGGTCCTCGGCGCGCAGATCCGCAACATCAATCAGCAGCTCACCGACCTGTCGACGCAGCTCTCCACGGGCAAGCTGTCGCAGAATTACTCGGGCATGGGCACCAACGAAGGCTTTGCCATCGCCTCGCGCGCACAGCTTTCCAACATCGGCGCCTATACCGACACGATCACCAACGTCAACGTCAACATCAACCTCGCCAACACGGCGCTGCAGTCGCTGACGACGATCCGCAATACGGTGCAGACGGGCTCGGCTAACACCGCGCAGGATCTCAACGTCAACGGACAGACCATCGCGCAGAACACCGCTGCCGCCCAGTTCGGCTCGATGGTCGGCGTGCTCAACACGCAGTCGGGCAATCGCTATCTGTTCTCCGGAACGGCCGTCAATACACAGTCGGTCGCGGACGCGGGCATCATCATCAATGGCACCACGACACAGGCGGGGCTGAAGACTGTGATGGCCGAGCGACAGGCGGCCGACCTCGGTGCCAACGGCATGGGACGGCTGGTGCAGACGCAGACTGGGAGTTCGATCACGGTGGCGGAAGATTCTGCCACCTCGCCGTTCGGCCTGAAAATCGCGGCGGTCTCCTCGACGCTGACGGGTGCAACGCTCACCGGCCCGAGCGGCTCGCCGGTGTCGTTCTCGATCAATCTTAACGGCACCAATCCGAGCAACGGCGACAAGCTGAGTGTTCAGTTCACGCTGCCGGACGGATCGACAGAGCAGGTCAACCTGACTGCGTCCAGGGCCACGCCGACGCCGACGGGTAGCTTCGCGATCGACACGAGCACTCCGCCCAACCCAGCCAACACGGTATCGAATCTCAACGCGGCGTTGAACGACGCCATCAAGAAGCTCGCCAACACATCGTTGGTGGCGGCGTCCGCCGTCACGGCGGGCGACAATTTCTTCAACACGGCGAGTTTAGCGATCGGGACTACGGCGGTCACCAATCAGGCCGCACCGCCGGCTTCGACCACGGCCACGGGCGCGACGGCGCTGTCCGGCACCAACCCATCGGATTCGATCTCGCCCGGCTTCACCGCCGGCAACACCATCACTGTGAACGGGACCACGCTGACATTCGTCAATTCAGGTGCGACCGGCAACCAGCTCAACGTCACCGACAGCATCCAGACCCTGCTGAGCAAGATCGACTCGATCACGGGAACATCGAAGCCATCGACGATCCATGGCGGCGTGATCACGATCAACACCGACGATGCTGCCAGCCTGAACATCACGAGCACGAACACGGCGGCAATGACCTCGCTTGGCTTCAGTTCGTCCCCGATCACGGCAACGCAGCCGCCGCTGCGTGTCGGCTCGTCGCCAGCAAGCTCGGCGACGACGTTGGTGAACGGCTCGGCCGACACCGTGAAATGGTACCAGGGCAATGATGGGCCCGGCTCGCCGCGCTCGACCGCGATGGCGCGGGTCGACGATTCCATCACCGTGCAATATGGCGCGCAGGCCGATGAGGACGCGATCCGCCGGCAGCTCCAGGCGATCGCCGTGTTCGGCACGTTCTCGACCTCGCCGACCGGGCAATATTCAAGCGGGCAGGTTGCGGCGCTGAGCCTGCGCACGACCCAGGCGCTGACGCAGCAGCCCGGACAGCAGCGCATCGAGGACATCCAGACCGATATCGCGATGGCCCAGAACACGATGAAGGACGCGACCACGCGCCAGACCCAGGCCAAGGCGCAGCTCCAGAGCATTATCGACCAGGCGGAGTCGGCCTCTCCCGACCAGGTGGCGAGCGAAATTCTGGCGCTCCAGAACGCGCTCCAGGCCTCCTACCAGACCACCGCGAACCTCGCGCAGCTCTCGCTGGTCAAGTTCCTTTAAGGAGCGTTAAGTCGCCGTTAACCATGCCTGTTTACCTCTTGGTGAGGGTTTGAGGTTGGGGGCGGGGGCCGTCGATGTCGGATAAGATGCAGCTCGTGGTAGCAACGCCCTGCTTCGGCGGGCAGGTCTCGAGCATCTATGCGAGTTCGATCTTCGCGCTCCAGCGTGCCGTGCACGGAATGTCAAATCTCGAGCTAAAGGTGCTGCTGCGCGATGGCGATGCGCTGATCACGCGGGCGCGGGCCAATCTGGTCGCGATGTTCCTGGACGACCCCAATGCGACGCATTTCCTTTTCGTCGACGCTGACATCGGCTTCAAGCCGGAGCAGGTGTTCCGCCTGATCGAAT is from Bradyrhizobium sp. ISRA430 and encodes:
- a CDS encoding flagellar protein; its protein translation is MSISSINYSSSVLGAQIRNINQQLTDLSTQLSTGKLSQNYSGMGTNEGFAIASRAQLSNIGAYTDTITNVNVNINLANTALQSLTTIRNTVQTGSANTAQDLNVNGQTIAQNTAAAQFGSMVGVLNTQSGNRYLFSGTAVNTQSVADAGIIINGTTTQAGLKTVMAERQAADLGANGMGRLVQTQTGSSITVAEDSATSPFGLKIAAVSSTLTGATLTGPSGSPVSFSINLNGTNPSNGDKLSVQFTLPDGSTEQVNLTASRATPTPTGSFAIDTSTPPNPANTVSNLNAALNDAIKKLANTSLVAASAVTAGDNFFNTASLAIGTTAVTNQAAPPASTTATGATALSGTNPSDSISPGFTAGNTITVNGTTLTFVNSGATGNQLNVTDSIQTLLSKIDSITGTSKPSTIHGGVITINTDDAASLNITSTNTAAMTSLGFSSSPITATQPPLRVGSSPASSATTLVNGSADTVKWYQGNDGPGSPRSTAMARVDDSITVQYGAQADEDAIRRQLQAIAVFGTFSTSPTGQYSSGQVAALSLRTTQALTQQPGQQRIEDIQTDIAMAQNTMKDATTRQTQAKAQLQSIIDQAESASPDQVASEILALQNALQASYQTTANLAQLSLVKFL
- the flgK gene encoding flagellar hook-associated protein FlgK — translated: MGLSSALASAMSGLRANQAALSIVSSNVANSQTPGYVVQTPNQIEVTTGDFGSTAMTTGVSRELDTYVLNQLRTETGGSGYADQMANILKQLQNVYGTPGNDGTLETALNNFTSALQALSTSAGSSSAQTVALGAAQTLAQQLNVTTKGIQSLRSNVEQDLGTSAQQANAAMQKIADINTKLQGLSANDPSAATLMDQRDQAINTLSKYVDVRVVTDGSNQANIFTNTGIQLVGAGLASQFSFASAGALGATSLYNTDPAKSGVGAFNIRLPNGSQVDVVANNVVSSGQIAADLKLRDQTLVQAQNQIDQLAATMASALSDKTTAGSTVSGPPAGFDVDLAGAQPGNTVNITYTDTTTNTQRQITLVNVTDPAALPLQNATNANPMRVGVNFSGGMGAIASALNTALAGSHLTFSAAPSPATATTLRITDDNTGLAKVNSSSSTKTISSLTSGNPQLPLFTDGGQALYTGAITASGSQMTGLAGRIAVNTSLAADPTRLSVYSTSPVTPAGDTTRSDYLYSQLTTAVFSYSPQTGLGSASQPFTGSVSNYLQQFLSVQSNASTQATQLQQGQSVVVSTLQAKFNSTSSVNLDSEMSNLIQLQNAYAANAHVMSVVQSMMNTLIQAQV